AGCCAGTCTTCCAGGGTCTTCACTTCGTCCAGAATGGAGTCGTTGCTCAGTATTCTCAGAAAACCAGGTTCGGGTGAATTGATCCTTTCTAGTATAGTAGAAGTGTTTTTGCCCATTTCGAGAAGTTCATCGAAAGACAAACCACTTTCAAGTGTCTCTTTGAAGGCAAAAGAAAAATCGTACTTCAGCATTACTAACCTCCATCAGTAAGAGATTAAAGTGCGCACATCGTAGCGAGCAAGTTTCTCTCTCGGTCTCAGAAAATTCAATTCGGCCAGGCATAGTATTGAGATCACTTCACCGCCGCATTTCTCGATCATTTCGGCTATTGCTTTCATCGTTCCGCCCGTCGCAAGTATATCATCCACTATCAATACTTTCGCGCCTTTGTGAATTGCATCAATATGCATCTGGAGCGTTGCTTTACCGTACTCGAGTTCGTAGTCTATTTCCAGTGTTTCGTAGGGAAGTTTACCAGGCTTCCTCACAGGAACCAGAGCTTTTCGGGTATGAAAGGCTATCGGAGCGGCAAATATGAAGCCTCTGGCTTCCGGTGCCACTATGGTGTCGAAGTCAAGTCCTTCAACCAGAGAACTCATCTGTAAAATGCATTCCCTGAAAGCATCGGGATCTTTCAGCATAGGTGTTACATCTTTAAAAACCACACCAGGTTTTGGAAAGTCAGGAATATCCCGCACAAAGACTCCAAGATCCATCGAATCTCCTCCTTAATTAGGCTCCTTGAACACCGGTAATTTTAACATTTAATGGACGATAAGTCTTGTATCTACGGAATTTCTAGCAGGTCTTTTTGTGAATTGGAAATGAAAGTAAAGCCTCTACAGACAGATGGTGCTGACCGATCTCTGAAAAGGTCTGGCGAAGATCCCTTGTTTTCCAACTGTTGTGGGCATCTTAACAGATGAAACTGCCCATTTTTCCAGGCTCATGTTATAATCCATGTGTGAAATAAATAACATTCTTGGCTTAAAGGGAGGTGCAAGGGTTGTCTGTGGTTAAATGCCCGGATTGCGAGAATCTTTTTGCCGAACTGGACCGGTATATCGATTCCGTGAAAGACAACACGGGTGTCTTAATTAACGTTCTTCACAAAGCTCAAGAAATCTTCGGCTATCTTTCTGAAGAAGTCCAGCAGCACGTTTCGGAGAAACTCAACGTTCCGCTCAGTCAAGTTTATGGTGTAGTCACTTTTTACAACTTCTTCACTATGAAACCAAAGGGAAAGCATCAAATCAGAGTCTGCCTGGGCACAGCCTGTTATGTGAAAGGCGCTGACAAAATTATGGAGAGACTACAGGATGAACTGGGAGTACCCATGAATCAACCAACTGCCGATGGAAAGTTTTCTATCCACGCAGTAAGGTGTCTGGGAGCGTGCAGTATGGCACCGGTTGTTCTCATCGGTGAAGATGACTATTACGGAAGGGTCACTCCGGATGAAGTGTCTAAGATTCTTGACAAATACAGGAGGGCTGAATAATGGCAAAGATAAAGAGTCTTGAAGAACTCATGAAAATCAAGGAAAATGCGATGAAAGGACTTAAAATGCGAGATTCTGGCAAAAAGGGCAAGATAATCGTTGCCAT
This portion of the Mesotoga infera genome encodes:
- a CDS encoding adenine phosphoribosyltransferase, which gives rise to MDLGVFVRDIPDFPKPGVVFKDVTPMLKDPDAFRECILQMSSLVEGLDFDTIVAPEARGFIFAAPIAFHTRKALVPVRKPGKLPYETLEIDYELEYGKATLQMHIDAIHKGAKVLIVDDILATGGTMKAIAEMIEKCGGEVISILCLAELNFLRPREKLARYDVRTLISY
- a CDS encoding NADH-quinone oxidoreductase subunit NuoE family protein gives rise to the protein MSVVKCPDCENLFAELDRYIDSVKDNTGVLINVLHKAQEIFGYLSEEVQQHVSEKLNVPLSQVYGVVTFYNFFTMKPKGKHQIRVCLGTACYVKGADKIMERLQDELGVPMNQPTADGKFSIHAVRCLGACSMAPVVLIGEDDYYGRVTPDEVSKILDKYRRAE